The following proteins are co-located in the Spea bombifrons isolate aSpeBom1 chromosome 3, aSpeBom1.2.pri, whole genome shotgun sequence genome:
- the CLDN20 gene encoding claudin-20, which yields MASAGLQISAFVVALMGLCGAIAATLLPNWKVNADTGANIITSVTQMQGLWMDCTWYSTGMFSCTVKYSILSLPIYIQTARTTTVLSCIMSCLGISISMAGMKCTRLGGDRHTKSNIAFAGGTCFLLAGIFGLVSVCWYMKEIISSFLDPLVPDSSKHEPGGAVYVGFISAGLHFLAGAVFCASCAKKQQEEWESHPKKTVQLAAQQQENNNAGYNLQDYV from the coding sequence ATGGCTTCAGCGGGGCTCCAGATCTCTGCATTCGTGGTAGCGCTGATGGGGTTGTGTGGGGCAATCGCTGCCACTCTGCTACCCAACTGGAAAGTCAACGCCGATACAGGAGCCAATATCATTACGTCTGTGACGCAAATGCAAGGTCTCTGGATGGACTGCACATGGTATAGCACTGGCATGTTTAGCTGCACTGTCAAATACTCGATCCTTTCGCTCCCCATCTATATCCAGACAGCGAGAACAACTACAGTGCTGTCTTGCATAATGTCATGCTTGGGGATCTCCATTTCCATGGCTGGGATGAAATGTACAAGATTAGGAGGCGATCGCCATACCAAAAGCAACATCGCTTTTGCTGGTGGAACATGCTTCCTGCTGGCTGGAATATTCGGGCTGGTCTCCGTGTGTTGGTACATGAAGGAGATCATTTCGAGCTTCCTTGATCCCTTGGTCCCAGACAGCAGCAAACACGAACCAGGAGGGGCAGTATATGTAGGTTTTATTTCAGCCGGATTGCACTTCCTAGCAGGTGCAGTCTTCTGTGCTTCCTGTGCTAAAAAGCAGCAGGAAGAATGGGAGTCGCATCCGAAAAAAACTGTGCAGCTGGCAGCCCAGCAACAAGAAAACAACAATGCAGGCTATAACCTCCAGGACTATGTATAA